The genomic region GAGGGCGCCGAGCACGATGTCGGCGTCAGCGTGCAGGTGGGACACGTGCACGGGCAACGCGCGGCCGGTCGCGTCGTGCGCGAGTTGCGCGATACGTCCGATCTCCTCGGTTCCCGCGCGGGAGTTCGCCTCGTAGCCGCCGCGCATGTGGCTCACGTAGACGCCGCCTGCGAGGGCGACGGGCACGCAGAGCGCTGCGATCTCCCGTGTCGACTGGAACTGGCCCGGCACGTAGTCGAGTCCGGTCGACAGCCCCAGCGCTCCCTCGGCGAGGCCCTGCTGCACGAGCTCGACCATGGCCGCCAGCTCGGTCGCGTCCGCCTCGCCGGAGGAGCGCCCGCACACCGTGAAGCGCACCGTGCCGGCAGGCACCAGGTAGCCGACGTTGACACGCGTCGTCCCGTCGACGGAGGCCAGATAGTCGGCCACCGTGCTGCCCGCGTTCGCGGGGCGGCCGCCGTTGATCGCCGCGAAGTACTCCGCAGCGTAACCGCCGTCACCGGGCACGTACGAGACGCCGTCCTGCCCGGTGATCACCGTGGTCACGCCCTGGCGAAGCAGCGCGAGCTGCACATCGTCGTCGGCGACGAGGCCGTCGGCGTGCGAGTGAGCGTCGATGAATCCGGGCAGCACGAGACGGCCCGTGCAGTCGATCACCCGGTCGCCGTCCCGCGGCTCGACGCCGCCGACCTCGGTGATGACGCCGTGCTCGATCGCGACGTCGGCGCTGACCAGACCTTGCTCCCCGAGCGACCGCAGCGAGTTCTGCTCAGTCGAGACCACCCTGCCGCCGCGCAGCACGATGCGCCCGCTCATCTCCTCCACCGCGCCCATCAGAAGTAGGTGCGCACCAGGTCGATGACGAGGTCGGACTCTGCGGAGGCCACGACGGGCAGCACCCGCCACTTGTCGAACGCCGTGCACGGGTGCGAAAGCCCGAGCGTCACGACCACACCGATGGGGGCGGCGCCGGCGGCGGCATCCTCGTCAGCCAGCCGAAGATAGCTGTGCTGGTCGTTCATGGCCGAGATCTCGGCACCGGTCAGCGACGTCCATTCCTCACCCAGGTCGGCAGCGACCCCACGTGGAATCGGCAGCCCCTCGTCGAACGGAAAGTCGCGTTTGCCGCCGTCGAGCAGGGCGAGCCCCGGCTCGGGATGCGACACCACACGGGCGATGCCGCGCATCGCGGGCACGAAGCGCGGGGCATCCTCGCCCGCGCGCGCCTCGTCGAACGGCGAGATCGTGCGGTAGAAGCCGTCGTCGTGCACGATGTACGCTCCGGAGCGCAGCACGAAATGCGTGTCGTCGTCAACGGAGCCGGCGCCCGCGTCGGCGTACACGTCGGCCACGATGTCGAAGTACGCGCTGCCACCGGCCGTCACGTACGTCTCCCCTTCTCCGTACAGCGAGCGGATGCCCTCGTGCAGCTCGACCTGCCGCTCCAGGTACTCCCGCACCGCGGTCAGCCCGGCCTCCGAACGATCGTGCGCAAGCGACCCCTCATATCCGGCGACACCCGCGAGCCGCAGCACCGTGGATGCCGCCACCCGCTCCGCCACGCCCGTCGCCTCCGCGACCGTGCGTGCGCCGGTGCGCCCGCCCGGCGCTCCGAGCTCCACGAGCACGTCCACGCGCCTGGGCGCCTGCGCCGCGACGAGCGCCCGCTCCATCGCGTCGACCGTCGCGATCGAGTCGACCCAGCACACGAACCGCAACCCGGGGTCCACGAGCTCCCCGGCGAGGTAGCGCAGCGAACGCTCGTCGACGGCGGAATTCGCCAGCATGATCGAGTCGAACCCGAAGCCGCGGGCCGTGCGCACCTGGCCCATCGTCGCCAGCGTGATGCCCAGGCATCCGGCGTCGAGCTGCCGCTGCCACAGGGCGGGCGCCATGGTCGTCTTGCCGTGCGGCATGAGCTCGA from Humibacter ginsenosidimutans harbors:
- a CDS encoding alanine racemase codes for the protein MPARLDTNDKGIPQRAVGMTVDEFLATGPRLSEFWTPLVVLDDAAMRHNLATMGTWCSERGLELMPHGKTTMAPALWQRQLDAGCLGITLATMGQVRTARGFGFDSIMLANSAVDERSLRYLAGELVDPGLRFVCWVDSIATVDAMERALVAAQAPRRVDVLVELGAPGGRTGARTVAEATGVAERVAASTVLRLAGVAGYEGSLAHDRSEAGLTAVREYLERQVELHEGIRSLYGEGETYVTAGGSAYFDIVADVYADAGAGSVDDDTHFVLRSGAYIVHDDGFYRTISPFDEARAGEDAPRFVPAMRGIARVVSHPEPGLALLDGGKRDFPFDEGLPIPRGVAADLGEEWTSLTGAEISAMNDQHSYLRLADEDAAAGAAPIGVVVTLGLSHPCTAFDKWRVLPVVASAESDLVIDLVRTYF